Proteins found in one Kineosporia sp. NBRC 101731 genomic segment:
- a CDS encoding DUF2469 domain-containing protein codes for MSAEDLENYETEMELQLYREYRDVVGLFSYVVETERRFYLANQVDLQVRSADGEVYFEVSMSDAWVWDVYRPARFVKAVKVVTFKDVNVEELTPNDLQLPKNGGFGNAS; via the coding sequence ATGAGCGCCGAAGACCTGGAGAACTACGAGACCGAGATGGAGCTACAGCTCTATCGCGAGTATCGCGACGTGGTCGGTCTCTTCAGTTACGTGGTCGAGACCGAACGCCGTTTCTATCTGGCTAACCAGGTGGATCTGCAGGTGCGGTCCGCGGACGGCGAGGTCTACTTCGAGGTCTCGATGAGTGATGCCTGGGTGTGGGACGTCTATCGTCCGGCCCGGTTCGTGAAGGCGGTCAAGGTGGTCACGTTCAAGGACGTGAACGTCGAGGAACTCACTCCGAACGACCTGCAGCTGCCGAAGAACGGTGGCTTCGGCAACGCGAGTTGA
- the crcB gene encoding fluoride efflux transporter CrcB, whose amino-acid sequence MIPLMVALGAALGAPCRYLLDRWVQARHSSGLPLGTLLINLSGSSVLGLLMGLAAGGAISSEVLAAAGTGWCGAFTTYSTFSFETVQLARQKRLGVATGYVLVSIVAGLMLAWGGVELGLALG is encoded by the coding sequence GTGATCCCGCTGATGGTCGCTCTCGGTGCCGCGCTCGGGGCGCCGTGCCGGTACCTCCTTGATCGATGGGTGCAAGCCCGGCACTCCAGCGGACTGCCCCTGGGAACGCTGCTCATCAACCTGTCCGGATCGTCCGTGCTCGGGCTGCTCATGGGTCTGGCCGCGGGCGGGGCGATCAGCAGCGAGGTGCTGGCCGCGGCCGGGACGGGCTGGTGCGGGGCGTTCACCACCTACAGCACGTTCAGTTTCGAGACCGTGCAACTGGCCCGGCAGAAGCGGCTCGGGGTGGCTACGGGGTACGTCCTCGTGTCGATCGTGGCCGGACTGATGCTGGCCTGGGGCGGTGTGGAGCTGGGGCTGGCACTGGGCTGA
- the lepB gene encoding signal peptidase I codes for MLTGRTAPTSPRPAMPDRSPASPLRRAAVVLIAVAVTIALVRALIVQSFVVPTGSMEPTVQIGDRVLVSRLSYTFGDIHRGDVIVFNGSGVFDAEDDGPDTLLGSVGRGLASVFSMPVGSHDYVKRVIGLPGDHVACCDSQGRLTVNGTAIDEAYVAEGNAPSKVAFDIEVPQGRLWVMGDHRSESADSRAHLGSPGGGTVPVDRVIGKVAGIYWPVSRIGGLDDGSGR; via the coding sequence GTGCTGACCGGCCGGACCGCGCCGACGTCGCCCCGCCCGGCGATGCCTGATCGTTCCCCGGCGAGCCCGCTACGGCGGGCCGCCGTCGTCCTGATCGCTGTCGCGGTGACGATCGCCCTGGTGCGGGCCCTCATCGTGCAGTCGTTCGTGGTGCCCACCGGCTCGATGGAGCCGACGGTGCAGATCGGCGACCGGGTGCTGGTCTCACGCCTCTCCTACACGTTCGGCGACATCCACCGGGGCGACGTGATCGTCTTCAACGGCTCCGGTGTGTTCGACGCGGAGGACGACGGCCCCGACACCCTGCTCGGCAGCGTCGGCCGCGGCCTCGCCTCCGTCTTCAGCATGCCCGTCGGATCTCACGACTACGTCAAGCGAGTGATAGGCCTGCCCGGTGACCACGTCGCGTGTTGTGACTCCCAAGGACGTCTGACGGTGAACGGCACGGCGATCGACGAGGCCTACGTGGCCGAGGGCAACGCCCCCAGCAAGGTGGCCTTCGACATCGAGGTGCCGCAGGGCCGGCTCTGGGTCATGGGTGACCACCGTTCCGAGTCCGCCGACTCACGCGCCCATCTCGGCTCTCCCGGAGGAGGCACCGTGCCCGTCGACCGGGTGATCGGGAAGGTCGCCGGCATTTACTGGCCGGTGTCACGTATCGGCGGTCTCGACGACGGGTCCGGCCGATGA
- a CDS encoding ribonuclease HII — protein sequence MTPASAPRPPTKKALAQQAAAQRAKARKAAAKKALLKKLSAQPPTLREERKLLREGHRFVAGIDEVGRGSLAGPVTVGIVVVDLETPSAPTGVRDSKLLAPAAREKLVPKLRRWAPMSAVGHAGADEIDEIGIIAGLRLAAARAFATLEVKPDCALLDGSHDWLSVPAEAVEEAPQGTALFDFEEDPVAVGHPLTFVDGVPIASIVPARVVTQVKADLRCAAVAAASVLAKVERDGLMVQFADEYPGYGWELNKGYSAPDHLAALRRLGPSRLHRLSWNIPGSDGVYGETLDLDGLGSQEDAAELADSMGPVPDEVTEDVANGLVDAEGLVDAEGLVDAEGLVDAGAAGAAGAGGSPVAAGGRPVELAPPQHSRAVGYDHEELTLFP from the coding sequence ATGACCCCGGCGTCCGCTCCCAGGCCGCCGACGAAGAAGGCCCTGGCCCAGCAGGCCGCCGCGCAGCGGGCGAAGGCCCGCAAGGCCGCGGCGAAGAAGGCCCTGCTGAAGAAGCTGTCGGCACAGCCGCCCACGCTGCGCGAGGAGCGCAAGCTGCTGCGCGAGGGTCATCGTTTCGTCGCGGGGATCGACGAGGTCGGTCGCGGTTCGCTGGCCGGGCCGGTCACCGTCGGGATCGTCGTGGTGGATCTGGAGACGCCCTCGGCGCCGACCGGCGTCCGCGATTCCAAGCTCCTAGCCCCCGCAGCCCGCGAGAAGCTCGTTCCGAAGCTGCGTCGCTGGGCTCCGATGAGTGCTGTCGGGCACGCCGGGGCGGACGAGATCGACGAGATCGGCATCATCGCCGGCCTACGTCTGGCGGCCGCGCGGGCGTTCGCCACGCTCGAGGTGAAGCCCGACTGCGCATTGCTGGACGGCTCGCACGACTGGCTGAGCGTGCCGGCCGAGGCGGTCGAGGAGGCCCCGCAGGGCACGGCATTGTTCGACTTCGAGGAGGACCCGGTCGCGGTCGGGCATCCCCTGACCTTCGTCGACGGGGTGCCGATTGCGTCTATCGTGCCCGCCCGGGTGGTCACGCAGGTGAAGGCCGACCTGCGGTGCGCGGCCGTGGCGGCCGCGAGTGTGCTGGCCAAGGTCGAGCGGGACGGCCTGATGGTCCAGTTCGCCGACGAGTACCCGGGCTACGGCTGGGAACTCAACAAGGGCTACTCGGCGCCCGATCACCTGGCCGCGCTCCGGCGTCTGGGTCCGAGCCGGTTGCACCGGCTCTCCTGGAACATCCCTGGTTCCGACGGCGTGTACGGCGAGACGCTCGATCTGGACGGGCTGGGGTCGCAAGAAGATGCGGCCGAGCTCGCGGATTCGATGGGGCCGGTTCCCGATGAGGTCACCGAGGACGTTGCGAACGGTTTGGTGGACGCTGAAGGTCTGGTGGACGCTGAAGGTCTGGTGGACGCTGAAGGTCTGGTGGACGCGGGAGCCGCGGGAGCCGCGGGAGCCGGTGGGTCGCCGGTGGCGGCCGGTGGCCGGCCGGTGGAGCTGGCACCTCCCCAGCACAGCCGGGCGGTGGGGTACGACCACGAAGAACTGACCCTCTTCCCATGA
- the crcB gene encoding fluoride efflux transporter CrcB encodes MTDGALRPEQTRSAGPETPRKAAGAGPATLGAIALGGVVGAEARYGLTQMIPAVPGSFPWAIVAINIAGGLFMGVLMALLARFPRAHPLTRPFIGVGILGGFTTFSTYSTDTFHLIDAGRPLVAGGYVTLTLAGALLAVVGGQALVTAFVSATPALASRLSGSSTSSSSSTLSGRSVPSTPSAPSGLPGETEPEGLP; translated from the coding sequence ATGACAGACGGTGCCCTCCGGCCGGAACAGACCCGTTCCGCCGGTCCGGAGACTCCTCGGAAGGCGGCCGGTGCCGGTCCCGCGACGCTCGGGGCGATCGCCCTGGGCGGGGTGGTCGGTGCCGAAGCCCGCTACGGTCTGACCCAGATGATCCCCGCTGTGCCCGGCTCCTTTCCGTGGGCGATCGTGGCCATCAACATTGCCGGTGGGCTGTTCATGGGCGTACTGATGGCGCTGCTCGCCCGCTTTCCCCGGGCGCATCCCCTGACCCGGCCGTTCATCGGGGTCGGCATTCTCGGGGGCTTCACCACCTTCTCCACCTACAGCACCGACACTTTTCACCTCATCGACGCCGGTCGTCCTCTGGTCGCCGGGGGATACGTGACGCTGACCCTGGCCGGAGCGCTGCTGGCCGTGGTCGGGGGCCAAGCCCTGGTGACAGCATTCGTCAGCGCGACCCCGGCCCTTGCGTCGCGGCTGTCGGGCTCTTCCACCTCGTCCAGCTCGTCGACCTTGTCTGGCCGGTCGGTCCCGTCAACTCCGTCAGCCCCGTCCGGCCTTCCAGGCGAAACTGAGCCGGAAGGGCTCCCGTGA
- the lepB gene encoding signal peptidase I: MSSHRAPGRPDPDEGEEAWRRARRTPASRPRGMSRRDALDAERVRAGKPPRPKKSGPGKFRPLAHRPKPEDPPLTPVQAAGFLVREVFLVLLIALGLSLLIKTYLMQAFFIPSSSMENTLQVGDRVLVSKMTPGPFTLNRGDIVVFQDPGGWLPASEKAPASSPTVERVHSALMFVGLMPSDADNHLIKRLIGLPGDKVVCCDKQGRVTVNGTPIGEPYVKTGSAPSEDEFTVTVPADHVWVMGDNRGDSADSRYHRDNADGTVPIDNVVGVAFARVWPLKRMSPLTNPSDVFDAVDSS; this comes from the coding sequence GTGAGCTCGCATCGCGCCCCGGGGCGACCCGACCCGGACGAGGGCGAGGAGGCCTGGCGCCGCGCCCGCCGCACCCCGGCGAGCCGTCCGCGGGGGATGAGCCGCCGCGACGCTCTCGACGCCGAGCGGGTCCGCGCCGGAAAGCCCCCGCGCCCGAAGAAGTCGGGCCCGGGCAAGTTCCGGCCGCTGGCCCACCGGCCGAAGCCGGAAGACCCGCCGCTCACCCCGGTCCAGGCTGCCGGCTTCCTCGTCCGCGAGGTCTTCCTGGTGCTGCTCATCGCGCTGGGTCTGTCGCTGCTCATCAAGACCTACCTGATGCAGGCGTTCTTCATCCCGTCGTCGTCGATGGAGAACACCCTTCAGGTCGGTGACCGGGTGCTGGTCAGCAAGATGACGCCCGGCCCGTTCACCCTCAACCGCGGCGACATCGTGGTGTTCCAGGACCCGGGCGGCTGGCTTCCCGCGTCCGAGAAGGCCCCCGCGAGCAGCCCGACCGTGGAACGCGTGCACAGCGCGCTGATGTTCGTCGGCCTGATGCCCAGCGATGCCGACAACCACCTGATCAAGCGACTCATCGGCCTGCCCGGCGACAAGGTGGTCTGCTGCGACAAGCAGGGACGGGTCACGGTCAACGGCACGCCGATCGGCGAGCCGTACGTGAAGACCGGAAGTGCTCCCAGCGAGGACGAGTTCACGGTCACCGTTCCGGCGGACCACGTCTGGGTCATGGGCGACAACCGGGGCGACTCGGCCGACTCCCGGTACCACCGCGACAACGCCGACGGCACGGTGCCGATCGACAACGTGGTGGGCGTCGCGTTCGCCCGGGTGTGGCCGCTGAAACGGATGTCGCCGCTGACGAACCCGTCGGACGTGTTCGACGCCGTGGACTCGTCGTAG
- a CDS encoding YraN family protein, with amino-acid sequence MQMAKAELGRYGEDLAAAHLRATGCRILARNWRCRVGEIDLVALEGQCLVVCEVKTRQSLRAGDPFEAVTAVKVGRLRRLTGFWLASQNQFFRDVRVDVVGIVRPVRGTTRLVHLKGVL; translated from the coding sequence ATGCAGATGGCGAAGGCCGAACTCGGCCGGTACGGGGAGGATCTGGCGGCCGCTCACCTGAGGGCAACGGGCTGCCGGATCCTGGCACGCAACTGGCGGTGCCGGGTCGGGGAGATCGACCTGGTGGCGCTGGAGGGTCAGTGCCTGGTGGTGTGCGAGGTGAAGACTCGGCAGTCCCTCCGGGCGGGTGACCCGTTCGAGGCTGTCACGGCCGTGAAGGTGGGCCGTCTGCGTCGCCTGACCGGCTTCTGGCTGGCATCGCAGAACCAGTTCTTCCGCGACGTGCGCGTCGACGTGGTCGGCATCGTCCGCCCGGTCCGCGGCACCACGCGCCTGGTGCACCTGAAGGGGGTGCTCTGA
- a CDS encoding zinc ribbon domain-containing protein codes for MSQHYAFTDNVRDLSNNDGFQFEFYCERCGNGHRSPFVRDKVEMAQNVLRTVGNFLGGNAGRIGNLANYWDRGTNSAAKDKAMSEAVETVRHEFRQCRGCSDWVCHEVCWNEQVGQCARCSPFVHEELSRAQSQAQVQQMYDQARSVDWNKDLNVSERSVVTCPHCAAKVDGGKFCSSCGRKFQQQQACPGCESTKNVPGAAFCSECGSSMHR; via the coding sequence GTGTCCCAGCACTATGCGTTCACCGACAACGTGCGTGACCTCTCGAACAACGACGGTTTCCAGTTCGAGTTCTATTGCGAGCGCTGCGGCAACGGTCACCGGTCCCCGTTCGTGCGGGACAAGGTGGAGATGGCGCAGAACGTCCTGCGCACCGTCGGCAACTTCCTCGGCGGTAATGCCGGCCGGATCGGCAACCTGGCCAACTACTGGGACCGCGGAACCAATTCCGCGGCCAAGGACAAGGCGATGAGCGAGGCGGTCGAGACCGTCCGCCACGAGTTCCGCCAGTGCCGGGGCTGCAGCGACTGGGTGTGTCACGAGGTCTGCTGGAACGAGCAGGTCGGCCAGTGCGCGCGGTGCTCGCCGTTCGTGCACGAGGAGCTGTCCCGGGCCCAGTCGCAGGCCCAGGTGCAGCAGATGTACGACCAGGCCCGGTCGGTCGACTGGAACAAGGATCTCAACGTCTCCGAGCGCAGCGTCGTGACCTGCCCGCACTGCGCCGCGAAGGTGGACGGCGGCAAGTTCTGCTCCAGCTGCGGCCGGAAGTTCCAGCAGCAGCAGGCCTGCCCGGGCTGTGAGTCAACGAAGAACGTGCCGGGTGCGGCCTTCTGCTCGGAGTGCGGTTCCTCTATGCATCGCTGA
- a CDS encoding ABC transporter permease, protein MSSNGGVIHDIGFRHYDGPRLGRGYLIRSLYVESLRGCYGLGRSAKSKIMPFLLLVVLVAPAIIIAVVAGVTNMKKLPIDYVGYMFALESAIAIFLAAQAPATVSRDLRFRVMPLYLSRPLSRNDYVAAKYGAMSTALFILIAVPQTVLFLGALLAKMSFWPNAKDWAAGLLGALLLSLVLAGIGLLIASITPRRGFGVAAVITVLLLLGLVSSALASLADINGHPDLAGYFALLNPVSLVQGVLHWLVDADVSYPQPPPGTTGGLVFTAAMLAVIAGCYALLLARYRKVSAS, encoded by the coding sequence ATGAGCAGCAACGGCGGTGTCATCCACGACATCGGGTTCCGGCACTACGACGGGCCCAGGCTCGGCCGGGGTTACCTGATCCGGTCGCTGTACGTCGAGAGCCTGCGGGGCTGTTACGGTCTCGGCCGCTCGGCCAAGTCGAAGATCATGCCGTTCCTGCTGCTGGTGGTACTGGTCGCCCCGGCGATCATCATCGCGGTGGTGGCGGGCGTGACGAACATGAAGAAGCTGCCGATCGACTACGTGGGCTACATGTTCGCCCTGGAGTCGGCGATCGCGATCTTCCTCGCGGCCCAGGCACCGGCCACGGTGTCGCGTGACCTCCGGTTCCGGGTGATGCCGCTGTACCTGTCGCGGCCGCTGTCCCGCAATGACTATGTGGCGGCCAAGTACGGCGCGATGAGCACGGCGCTCTTCATCCTCATCGCGGTGCCGCAGACCGTTCTGTTCCTCGGCGCCCTGCTGGCCAAGATGTCGTTCTGGCCGAACGCGAAAGACTGGGCCGCAGGGCTTCTCGGAGCGTTGCTCCTGTCGTTGGTGCTGGCCGGGATCGGCCTGCTGATCGCCTCGATCACCCCGCGCCGGGGCTTCGGGGTCGCCGCGGTGATCACCGTGCTGCTGCTCCTGGGACTGGTCAGCAGCGCACTGGCGTCCCTCGCTGACATCAACGGCCATCCCGACCTGGCCGGGTACTTCGCCCTGCTGAACCCGGTCTCCCTGGTCCAGGGCGTACTGCACTGGCTGGTCGACGCCGACGTCTCCTACCCGCAGCCCCCTCCCGGCACGACGGGCGGCCTGGTGTTCACCGCCGCCATGCTCGCCGTGATCGCCGGCTGCTACGCCCTCCTCCTCGCCCGCTACCGAAAGGTGTCGGCGTCATGA
- a CDS encoding ABC transporter permease subunit, whose translation MNATVAGLTWHSLVGRRRALLLFILPVVLIALAVLVRLVSGESSGSATDLLGSFSLGFLIPLLCLIAGTGAIGPEIDDGSIVYLLAKPLNRYVIAVSKWIVAIGVIVLFGVLPTLVSGFILAGNQDGVATGFATGALLAGVAYITVFLLLAVITRNAVVIGLLYALVWEAAIGGYVPGAQTLSIQQWALAVTEKMLGDAAPGLGVDSAVGLTTGLVLLFVVSFGGLAYTGFRLRSIRIGGEE comes from the coding sequence ATGAACGCCACCGTCGCCGGGCTCACCTGGCACAGTTTGGTCGGGCGCCGTCGCGCCCTCCTGCTGTTCATCCTCCCCGTCGTACTGATCGCCCTTGCCGTGCTGGTGCGGCTGGTCAGCGGCGAGTCCAGCGGCAGCGCCACCGATCTGCTGGGTTCGTTCTCACTCGGCTTCCTGATCCCGCTGCTCTGCCTGATCGCCGGCACCGGCGCAATCGGGCCGGAGATCGATGACGGATCGATCGTCTACCTGCTGGCGAAACCGCTGAACCGGTACGTGATCGCGGTCAGCAAATGGATCGTTGCCATCGGCGTGATCGTACTGTTCGGCGTTCTGCCCACCCTGGTCTCGGGTTTCATCCTGGCGGGCAACCAGGACGGTGTCGCCACCGGTTTCGCCACCGGGGCGCTGCTGGCCGGCGTCGCGTACATCACCGTCTTCCTGCTGCTGGCCGTGATCACCCGCAACGCGGTCGTGATCGGCCTGCTCTACGCGCTGGTCTGGGAGGCCGCGATCGGCGGGTACGTACCCGGCGCCCAGACTCTCAGCATCCAGCAGTGGGCCCTGGCTGTCACCGAGAAGATGCTCGGTGACGCCGCACCAGGCCTCGGGGTGGACTCGGCCGTGGGGCTGACCACCGGCCTGGTGCTGCTGTTCGTGGTGAGTTTCGGCGGGCTGGCCTACACCGGATTCCGTCTGCGCAGCATCCGCATCGGCGGCGAGGAGTAG
- the lepB gene encoding signal peptidase I, with amino-acid sequence MDKPTPGPVAAFFGLVRELALVLVIALGLSLLIKTFLVQAFFIPSPSMENTLLTGDRVLVSKLTPGPFDLHRGDIVVFQDPGGWLGDSTAAPAGRVHQALSFVGLVPSNSDDHLIKRVIGLPGDTVACCDDQGRVTVNGVPIDEPYLYPGDQPSEKTFSVTVPAGHVWVLGDHRSVSQDSRYHPDINNGMVPEDNIVGRAFVNVWPLDRFSLLRNPSSTFANVPAP; translated from the coding sequence GTGGACAAGCCCACGCCCGGCCCGGTGGCCGCCTTCTTCGGCCTGGTGCGTGAGCTCGCGCTGGTGCTCGTCATCGCGCTCGGTCTTTCCCTGCTGATCAAGACCTTTCTGGTGCAGGCGTTCTTCATCCCCTCCCCGTCGATGGAGAACACGCTGCTGACCGGCGACCGGGTGCTGGTGAGCAAGCTGACGCCCGGCCCGTTCGACCTGCACCGCGGCGACATCGTCGTCTTCCAGGACCCGGGCGGCTGGCTCGGTGACAGCACGGCGGCCCCCGCGGGCCGCGTCCACCAGGCCCTGAGCTTCGTCGGGCTGGTGCCCAGCAACTCGGACGACCACCTGATCAAGCGCGTCATCGGTCTGCCGGGCGACACCGTCGCCTGCTGCGACGACCAGGGGCGGGTGACCGTCAACGGTGTGCCGATCGACGAGCCGTACCTGTACCCGGGCGACCAGCCGAGCGAGAAGACGTTCTCCGTGACGGTTCCCGCCGGGCACGTCTGGGTGCTGGGCGACCATCGTTCGGTGTCCCAGGACTCCCGCTACCACCCCGACATCAACAACGGGATGGTGCCGGAAGACAACATCGTCGGCCGGGCCTTCGTGAACGTCTGGCCGCTGGACCGCTTCAGCTTGCTGCGTAACCCGTCCTCGACGTTCGCGAACGTCCCGGCTCCGTGA
- a CDS encoding ABC transporter ATP-binding protein — protein MISVENLTKRYGAVTALDGLTFAIEPGVVGLVGANGAGKSTMIKILLGLLPATTGSARVLDLDVATDGPTIRQRVGYMPEHDCLPADMSATEFVLHMARMSGLPLTAARERTADTLRHVGLYEERYRSMGGYSTGMKQRVKLAQALVHDPGMLLLDEPTNGLDPAGRDQMLALLRRIGTEFGIPMLVTSHLLGELEQVCDHIVVVDGGRLLRSTSTADVTSASRILAIEVNERADDLGRALHAAGLSVHPAGRQIEVELIDDTTYDIVLDTVVQLGVGLHRLERRRHRMAEIFRADPTLDPNGQDGQDASNGTAQAAAAALQQRWAAAAGQGPQSTPHHEQQPDEGRQR, from the coding sequence ATGATCTCGGTCGAGAACCTCACCAAACGCTACGGCGCTGTCACCGCGCTCGACGGGCTGACCTTCGCCATCGAGCCAGGTGTCGTCGGTCTGGTCGGCGCCAACGGCGCCGGCAAGTCCACGATGATCAAGATCCTGCTCGGGTTGCTACCCGCCACCACGGGCAGTGCCCGGGTACTGGATCTTGACGTTGCCACCGACGGCCCCACCATCCGGCAACGTGTGGGCTACATGCCCGAGCACGACTGCCTTCCGGCCGACATGTCGGCCACCGAGTTCGTGCTGCACATGGCGCGCATGTCCGGTCTCCCACTCACTGCGGCCCGTGAACGCACCGCGGACACATTGCGTCACGTCGGTCTCTACGAGGAGCGGTACCGCTCCATGGGTGGCTACTCGACCGGCATGAAACAGCGGGTCAAGCTGGCCCAGGCCCTGGTTCACGACCCGGGCATGCTGCTGCTCGACGAACCGACCAACGGACTCGACCCGGCCGGGCGCGACCAGATGCTCGCACTGCTGCGCCGGATCGGCACCGAGTTCGGCATCCCGATGCTCGTCACGTCCCACTTGCTGGGCGAACTCGAGCAGGTGTGCGACCACATCGTGGTGGTGGACGGCGGCCGGCTGCTGCGCTCCACCTCTACCGCGGACGTCACCTCCGCCAGCCGCATCCTGGCGATCGAGGTGAACGAGCGGGCCGACGACCTGGGCCGCGCCCTGCACGCCGCGGGCCTCTCGGTGCACCCCGCCGGACGGCAGATCGAGGTGGAACTGATCGACGACACCACCTACGACATCGTGCTCGACACTGTGGTGCAGCTCGGCGTGGGTCTGCACCGGCTGGAGCGTCGCCGTCACCGGATGGCCGAGATCTTCCGCGCCGACCCCACTCTCGACCCGAACGGACAGGACGGCCAGGACGCCTCGAACGGCACCGCGCAGGCAGCAGCCGCAGCGTTGCAGCAACGTTGGGCCGCGGCCGCCGGCCAGGGACCGCAGAGCACGCCGCACCACGAACAGCAACCGGACGAGGGGAGGCAGCGATGA
- a CDS encoding ABC transporter ATP-binding protein, with translation MTATLPYAPRTEAAPVEMKLEQVSRWFGNVVAVNDVSMTIRPGVTGLLGPNGAGKSTLIHLMSGFLPPSSGTVTVGGEPTWHNESIYRRIGLVPEREAMYDGVSGWNFVLANAKLHRLPDPRAAAQRAIETVDMQAAASRDVGTYSKGMKQRIKMATALVHDPDVLLLDEPFNGMDPRQRLQLMDLMTELGRSGRVVLFSSHILEEVEQIAAGIEVMVAGRHAASGDFREIRRLMTERPHQYTIRSSDDRALAAALIADGSTSGVELGRKTGSPVLNVQATDFNRFAHRLPVFARERGIRLYEVTPADESLEKVFSYLVNR, from the coding sequence ATGACCGCAACACTCCCCTACGCACCCCGCACCGAAGCGGCCCCGGTCGAGATGAAGCTCGAGCAGGTCAGCCGCTGGTTCGGGAACGTCGTCGCAGTGAACGACGTCTCGATGACGATCCGGCCCGGGGTCACCGGGCTGCTGGGCCCCAACGGCGCCGGCAAGTCCACCCTGATCCACCTGATGAGCGGTTTCCTGCCGCCGTCGTCGGGCACCGTCACCGTGGGTGGCGAGCCGACCTGGCACAACGAGAGCATCTACCGCCGCATCGGCCTGGTGCCCGAGCGGGAGGCGATGTACGACGGCGTCTCCGGCTGGAACTTCGTGCTGGCCAACGCGAAACTGCACCGGCTGCCCGACCCCCGGGCCGCGGCCCAGCGGGCCATCGAGACCGTCGACATGCAAGCGGCCGCCTCGCGCGACGTAGGCACCTACTCCAAGGGCATGAAGCAGCGCATCAAGATGGCGACCGCCCTGGTGCACGACCCGGACGTACTCCTGCTGGACGAGCCCTTCAACGGTATGGACCCGCGCCAGCGTCTGCAGTTGATGGACCTCATGACCGAACTCGGCCGCAGCGGCCGGGTGGTGCTGTTCAGCTCGCACATCCTCGAGGAGGTCGAGCAGATCGCGGCGGGGATCGAAGTGATGGTTGCCGGACGGCATGCGGCGTCCGGTGACTTCCGCGAGATCCGCCGTCTGATGACCGAGCGCCCGCACCAGTACACGATCCGATCCAGCGACGACCGCGCCCTGGCGGCGGCCCTGATCGCCGACGGTTCCACCTCCGGGGTGGAACTGGGACGCAAGACCGGGTCGCCCGTGCTCAACGTGCAGGCCACCGACTTCAACCGGTTCGCGCACCGCCTGCCGGTCTTCGCCCGGGAACGAGGGATCCGCCTGTACGAGGTCACACCGGCCGACGAGTCGCTGGAAAAGGTCTTCTCCTACTTGGTGAACCGATGA